In a genomic window of Saccharothrix sp. HUAS TT1:
- a CDS encoding glycosyltransferase, giving the protein MLTRFNLPSVGAESVVRAREGWLTERVALFERYCLPSVAAQTSANFRWLIYFDPESPQWLKDRIEAHGDAYTPVFRTQVSREELVEDIGALFPVRGEALITTNLDNDDGLAADFVARLQADRPTGRRTALYLANGLVKSPTGLFFHHDRDNAFASMRESWDAPVTCWADWHNRLHRHAEVVSLGGPPAWLQVVHGGNVSNRTRGRLVAPAPYRPLFGAALDDVPQPAGGVLARDRFVGHPLRSARDGARYLAKTTALRLLGPGGFEKAKQVLAARGRVRTPR; this is encoded by the coding sequence GTGCTGACGCGATTCAACCTGCCGTCCGTCGGCGCGGAGAGCGTCGTGCGGGCGCGGGAGGGGTGGTTGACCGAACGCGTCGCGCTGTTCGAGCGGTACTGCCTGCCCTCGGTGGCGGCGCAGACCTCGGCGAACTTCCGGTGGCTCATCTACTTCGACCCGGAGAGCCCGCAGTGGCTCAAGGACCGCATCGAGGCGCACGGCGACGCCTACACGCCGGTCTTCCGCACCCAGGTCAGCCGCGAGGAGCTGGTCGAGGACATCGGCGCCCTCTTCCCGGTCCGGGGCGAGGCGCTGATCACCACCAACCTCGACAACGACGACGGCCTGGCGGCGGACTTCGTCGCGCGGCTGCAGGCCGACCGCCCGACCGGCCGCCGGACCGCCCTCTACCTGGCGAACGGCCTGGTCAAGAGCCCGACGGGGCTGTTCTTCCACCACGACCGGGACAACGCGTTCGCCTCGATGCGGGAGAGCTGGGACGCGCCGGTGACGTGCTGGGCCGACTGGCACAACCGGCTGCACCGGCACGCCGAGGTGGTGTCGCTGGGCGGCCCGCCCGCCTGGTTGCAGGTCGTGCACGGCGGGAACGTGAGCAACCGCACGCGCGGCAGGCTGGTCGCGCCCGCGCCCTACCGGCCGCTGTTCGGCGCGGCGCTGGACGACGTGCCCCAGCCCGCCGGCGGGGTGCTCGCCCGTGACCGGTTCGTGGGACATCCCTTGCGGTCGGCCCGGGACGGGGCCAGATACTTGGCCAAGACGACGGCGCTGCGGCTGCTCGGGCCGGGTGGCTTCGAGAAGGCGAAGCAGGTGCTGGCCGCGCGCGGGCGCGTCCGGACGCCCAGGTGA